ATTACCACGCCAATCAAAGGCGCAACCTTAATTGGGTCTGGTATTGAAGCAATGCAGCAGGTTTCTATGGTTGGTAATGATCTTGGTATTGACCGTGGTGTTGGCGTTTGTGGTAAAGCCGGTCAAAGTGTTCCTGTTGGTGTGGGTCAGCCAACATTAAAATTGGATGCACTGACTGTCGGTGGTACTGAATAGTCATCCCAATATGATGAAAAGCTGCGCTGGTCGTGGCTTTTTTTATGTGGGTAGAAAATCGAACCGAAGAATCCGTTTGATCATTGAGCGGAAAAATAGTGGAAAGATCGGGCAATCACGATGTTGTGGCTGGTAATTGTTAACGATCCGTGCCATATTTCGGGCCAATTAAATTGATCCTGTTTTTATTATCTGGAGCGCACTATGTCTCATGAAGATGACTACATGTCTGTGGAAGAATTAATTGAGTTTCAAAAAGAAGAGACTCGCGACATTATCACAGCTTTACTTGAAGATGGCAGTGATCCGGATGCCCTCTATGAGATCGAACACCACTTGTTTGCTGAAGATTTTGAGCAGCTAGAAAAAGCAGCGGTTGATGCCTTCAAAATGGGTTTTGAAGTTCTAGAAGCAGAAGAAACTGAAGATGAAGACGGCAATAAATTGCTGTGCTTTGATGCAAGCATGCAATCAGCATTAACTCCAGAGCTTATTGATGCACAAGTCGAAAAACTAGTTAACTTGGCTGAAAAACACGACATCATTTATGATGGTTGGGGCACTTACTACGAAGGTGAAGATGCTCTTTACAGCGAAGAAGATGAAGAAGACGAAGACGAGTAACTGTTTTGTTACGGAAAGTGCCAGCCATGAGGCTGGCATTTTTTTATCCTGTTGGGTATAAAGAAACAAATTTATTACAACAATGATACTTAATATGACTCAGCTTTCTTTAGCCGGACTTTGGCAGGTTTCTCCGCTCACCGATCTTTCAATACCGCAAGATGACATCACTTTTCCAGCGCCTTTAAGTGCGGTATTGCCTGCAGAACTCAGTGAGGAGATCATTGCTCAGCAAGAATGGCACTTAATGCATGATTTTGAATTGGATGAAGCCCTTATGCTCTATCCAGCGATCGACCTAGTTCTCTCAGGGATCGACTATCATGCCGAAGTGCGGATTAATGGGGTGGCGGTATTTGATTGTGATGGATCTCAATCTGCGTACCGTAAAGACATTAAACCATACGTTAATCGTGGTGGTAATCGTGTTGAAATCCTGTTTCTTGAAGAAGATGAAGACTTGCTTCTTGGTGATGAATGGGGAGATGAGTTTGTCGATCCCATTGAATCTTTCGATTCTCGGATGGGGATTTGGCGTGAACCCTACTTGCAGTTTGTGCCACATGTTCGGCTCGGTAAGGTTGAGACAGAGCAGATCTGGCATCACGGTGGGTGTGAGTTATTGGTTACCTTTGGATTTGAGACTCTTAAACCTGATTTGGTCTCTGCATCGGTGAAATTTGATGGGATGACCTACTATGTTCCTATTGATGTAAGAGCTAGCCAAGCGAGTGTGCTTTTCCAAGTCGATGCACCTAAGCGTTATGATCCGAATAATCCTGATCAAGATGCATTGTACCAAGTCGATGTCGAATTGGATGGCCAGTCTTCCTCAGTCACCGTCGCTCTAGTGGAAAGCGACTAACGATTTATAAAAGAGAGCATCCATTGGTGCTCTCTTTTTTGTAATGTATCCAGACTAGTGCGCTAAACATTGCCACTGAGTTTTACGTTGCCAAATTCGTTCATGAAAATAGTACACACAGGTGTTAATACTTGGCTCGATAAGCGCCATGATACCACCAACGACTAAACTACCACTGATAATGTAAGAGACCATAAACGCCACACTAAAGTGAACGAAGGCGAAGCTCACCGTTTTCCACTGTGGTGTTTGTGTTCGTTGATTGCGCTTACTCATCATATTCCAAGCTCGTTCATGAAAGTAAAACGCAACCGTATTGACCATAGGTTCAATCATGGCAATTAGACTGCCGAGTAGAATGTCGCCAGTCAGTAGATAAGCGACAATCATTGCGACGGTAAAGTGTATTGCAGCAAAACTTAGAGTCTTTTTCATTGTGTTATCCACCGAGATAATGATGAGTTTTATATAGTATTGATAATTATTCTCAACTTTACCAGTGGATTTTATCTATCGGTGAGATAGGCAAAACATTGGATGCGATTAATCACATAGCAAAAGCAGTTGTTGGAAAAGGACTAAAGTGATTGGTCGGTAAGAGTAGGGAGCTGTTTTGGAATGTTGTCTCTGCTATCCCTAGTAACCTCAGGATCCTGAGGTTACTAGGGACATACAGGTTATTTTATGAGGCCAATTTCTTTGTAATATTTCAATGCTCCAGGATGCAGTGGAATTGAAATACCATCTTTTACCATGTCTTCTTTTTTTAAGTTGGCGAAAGCTGGATGTAGATGTTTAAACGTATCAAAGTGTTCAAATACGGCTTTTGCTACGTTATAGGCTACGTCATCAGGAACGTTTGAGTTAGTGACAAGAGTTGCTGCAACGCCAAAGCTTTTTACATCTTGGTCTGTACCGCGATACATGCCTGCGGGCACATTAGTATAAGCATAGTAGGGGTGTTCTTTTACTATATTATCTATTTTGTCCCCTGTGGCAGGGATCAACTTAGCGTTGCAAGCTGTGGTTGCTTCTTTGATGGCACCATTCGGATGGCCAACCATATAAATAAATGCATCAATTTTATTGTCACAAAGGGCTTGTGAACGCTCTGAAGCCTTTAATTCTGAGCTTTTTTTAAAGCTTGAGGTAGTCCACCCAAATGCATCCATCACGACTTGCATTGTCGCTCGGTCGCCAGAACCTGGATTGCCTAAATTAATTCGTTTACCAGCGAGATCTTGGACATTTTCTATATCTGAGCCTTCACGGGCGATAATGTTAAAAGGTTCTGTATGGAGAGAAAAAATAGCGCGCAGTTTTTTATAAGGCCCCTGCTCCTTAAATACACTTGTGCCATTGTAAGCATGATACTGCCAGTCTGACTGGACAATACCGAATTCTAGCTCGCCCGAGCGAATACTGTTTACGTTGTAAATTGAACCGTCAGTTGATTCAACAGAGCAGCGGATATTGTGAGCCTTGCGATCTTTGTTAACTAACTTACAAATCGCGCCACCTGCCGGATAATAAACACCAGTCACAGAACCCGTGCCGATCGTAATAAACTCTTGGGCGTTGGCTGTGCTAGCGAAACAAATGGCGGTGGTGAGGGCTCCCACGTGAACGAGTTTTTGTAATGTCATCAATTTTATCCTTCACTGTTCTGTTCGTTTTGGCGAAAGCTCGGGTATGAATAATTCTTCCCTTAAGCGAATTGTCGTCAATGAGTGCATATTGAGCAAATCATACCAACAAAATGAGGTGAAAATTACAGAAGGGGAGTATTTAGTGGCTGTAAATTGATGAATAATTGAGGAATAAGTAAGGCTTTTGTTTATTTTTACTTTTAAATCAGTGTGTTGCTGATTATGTGCCGGTATGGTGTTATATAAAATAAATGTGAGAAAAATCACGTACAGTTAGAAAACTGCACGTGAAAAATCAATGGGTTAATTACCCATTGTATTCAAAAAGTTCACAAACTGAGTTATACAACTGCTCTGTTGAGACTGGCATAGTTGGAGTAATAAAAATCGTATCGTCACCCGCAACTACCCCTAAGATGCCTTCAGATTTACCCAAAGAGTCGAGTAGGCGCGCGATCAATTGTGCTGCACCTGGGCCTGTGTGAATCACTACCAAGGCTGCATTATGGTCAATATCCAACACTAACTCACGCAGAGAGCTTGATACTGTAGGGACCCCCAATTCAGCGGGCAAACAGTACACCATCTCCATTTTGGCATTACGAGTACGTACGGCGCCAAATTTTGTTAGCATTCGTGATACTTTAGATTGGTTAATATTCTCAAACCCTTCACTTTTCAAGGCATCGACAATGTCACCTTGTGAACCAAAGCGTTCTTCTTTTAGCAAAGCCTTGAAAGCACGAATGAGATTATCTTGCTTATCTATATTGCGCATATTTCTTCTTTTATTCAGTTATACCCAAGTGCCCCAAAGGGCAAGTTGTATTCGCCCTTATACGGCATTACCGATTAATAACTAGGTATTCAAATCGGTGCCTTGCCTATGAGCGAAGACATTCTCGCTGAAACAGCATCTTGAGGTGACTTGGGTAGATGCTCATCAATTACTGCATATTTTCGCATAGATATGCATGATTAGCCAAATTATTCAATAAAAGTGTCAGAAAGGTCACTTAAACACACAAAAAGTACTGTCTTTGAGCTATCCTGACTTGAGGTTTTACGAATTATTCCCATAATGACGCCCCCTTTTAGGTGTAAGTGGTCGGTTATGTATTGAGCAAGCTCTCAAAAGTAAAAGTTAAATTATTGTAACGAAAATGTGATTACTATAATTTCACAGAAGTTAGCTCCACATACCCTACTGAACACATATATAAGAGACCAGAAGTCTCAAGGAGAATTAGAATGAAAGTCGCTGTTATTGGTGCCGCTGGTGGTATCGGTCAAGCTCTTGCATTGTTGCTCAAGAATCGTCTTCCTGCTGGATCTGATCTAGCGCTATACGATATCGCTCCCGTGACTCCCGGTGTTGCCGCGGATCTAAGTCACATTCCAACCCCTGTTTCGATCAAAGGCTACGCAGGCGAAGATCCTACGCTCGCTTTGGAAGGTGCTGATGTGGTTTTGATCTCTGCTGGCGTTGCTCGCAAACCAGGTATGGATCGTGCGGATCTTTTCAATGTGAATGCTGGCATTGTGAAATCAATCGCGGAAAAGGTCGCTCATTGCTGTCCTAAAGCATGTGTGGGGCTAATTACTAACCCAGTAAACACTACTGTCCCAATTTTTGCCGAAGTCATGAAAAAGGCGGGCGTTTACGATAAGCGTAAACTCTTTGGCGTCACTACCCTAGATGTTATTCGTGCGGAAACCTTTGTTGCAGGATTAAAAGGTAAAGACCCAAGTGATGTGCGTGTTCCCGTCATTGGTGGACACTCTGGTGTGACGATATTGCCATTACTTTCTCAAGTTTCAGGCGTTTCTTTCTCTGATGAAGAGGTTGAAGCGCTTACCAATCGCATTCAAAATGCAGGTACTGAAGTGGTAGAAGCCAAAGCGGGTGGTGGATCGGCTACGCTCTCTATGGGTCAAGCTGCTTGCCGTTTTGGTTTATCTTTAGTGAAAGCACTACAAGGCGAGAAAGGTATTTTGGAATACGCCTATGTGGATGGCGGCAGTCGTCATGCTTCATTCTTTGCCCAGCCAGTTACCTTAGGTAAAGATGGTTTAGAAGAAGTACATGATTATGGCAAGTTGAGTGCTTACGAGCAAAACGCCCTTGATGGGATGTTAGATACACTCAATAAAGATATCCAGCTTGGTGTCGATTTTGCCAATAAATAAGTTGTTTTCCTGCTAGTAGATCATCTGTTTGCTAACAGAGCGAATAGGAAATTGAGATAATAAAAAGCCGACGTTAGCTACGTCGGCTTTTTCATATCTGCTCTAAAAATAAAGAGGGGTAACAACGGTTACTTAGTGCGGTTCACTGCCATGTGAGCGAGAGTAATCAGTGCTTCTTTATACTGGCTATCTGGAATAATGGCTAATTCCGCGATCGCTTTATCTGCCTCTTGTTGCGCTTTTTTGATGGTGTAGTCTAACGATCCTGCTTGATCCATCGCTTCAAGGATCTCGTTGAGACGAGCCATGCCGTTGGCGTGTTCGATCGCCTCTCTGATCATCGTTTCTTGTTCTGGATTACCATTACGCATTGCGTGTAGTAGAGGGAGAGTTGGTTTCCCTTCAGCCAGATCATCACCGACGTTTTTACCCATCTCTTTACCATCAGAAGTGTAATCCATCACGTCATCGATTAATTGAAAGGCTGTGCCAAGATAACGCCCATAATTTTGCATTGCCACTTCTATCTCTTTTGGAGCTTCGATGAGCAGGGCGCCAATTTGGGTGGCTGCTTCAAACAAACGTGCCGTTTTAGAATAGATGACTTGCATGTAACTTTCTTCAGTGGTGTCAGGGTCGTTACAGTTCATCAACTGTTGAACTTCACCTTCGGCAATTACATTTACCGCATCGCTCATTACAGTCAAAATTGGCATTGAACCGAGTTGAGTCATCATTTGGAAAGAGCGAGTGTAGATATAATCACCTACTAGCACGCTAGCTGCGTTGCCAAAAGCCGCGTTTGCGGTTTCTTTTCCACGACGCATATCAGACTCATCGACAACATCATCATGCAGTAAAGTTGCTGTATGAATAAATTCGATGAATGCGGCAGCAAGTGTATGCTTTTCACCCTCATACCCAAGTGCTTTTGCCGATAATATCGCCAAAAGTGGACGTAAGCGTTTACCACCACTACTAACGATATAAAACCCTAGTTGGTTGATGAGAGAGACATCTGAGTTTAGTTGCGCTTGAATTGTTTCATTCACTTTTGCCATGTCATCGGCAGTAAGCGCTTGGATAGCTTTAAAATCCATTATAAATCCGGCTGAAGTTAGAGCCTTTATGGCGTTTTGTTCTTCGATAATTATTGAATAATACACTAAAAAACATTGATAAATACATGGTAGAAAGGCATGATTGCGCCACTTTTCTTTGGCGATTAGCTTTTCGCCAATTTTTTTCAAATATGGCTTGTCATGGGGACGTCATTCGCGTAGAATCTGCGCCCTATTGATGATTAGTTTAGCGCACACCCAAAATGCAAAAATTACGCATACGGCTGTGCGGAAAGAGCGGAGTAAAATATGTACGCTGTTTTCCAATCTGGTGGTAAACAACACCGTGTAAGCGAAGGTCAAACTCTTCGTTTAGAAAAATTAGACGTTGAAACTGGTGCAACTATCGAATTCGATAAAGTGCTTCTAGTTGCAAACGGCGAAGAAATTAAAGTTGGTGCTCCTCTAGTAGAGGGCGGTAAAGTTGTAGCAGAAGTTGTACAACACGGTCGTGGCGATAAAGTTAAAATCGTTAAGTTCCGTCGTCGTAAGCACTCTCGCAAACAACAAGGTCACCGTCAGTGGTTCACAGAAGTGAAAATCACTGGTATTAACGCTTAAGTTATTAGGAGAGTCTAACAATGGCACACAAAAAAGCTGGTGGTTCTACTCGTAACGGCCGCGATTCTGAAAGTAAACGCCTAGGTGTTAAACGTTTCGGTGGTGAATCTGTTCTTGCAGGTAACATCCTAGTTCGTCAACGTGGTACTAAGTTCCACGCTGGTTCTAACGTAGGTATCGGTAAAGACCACACTCTTTTCGCTCTTGCTGAAGGCAAAGTGAAATTCGAAGTGAAAGGTCCTAAAAACCGTAAATTCGTTAGCATCGAAGCTGAATAAGTTTAGTTTCTAGATGAATCCAAAAGCCCTGCCGTTAGGTGGGGTTTTTTATTTATCTAAGACAAAGAAAGTGTAGAGCTAATACCAAGATACTTACGATTGAGTAACTTGTTATCTGTTCCAAAGCGGAGAGGTGTGTCACGGTACACCGGCTTCTGCTAAAATTTATATCATTCTCAGTAAATGATGTTGCAACGCAAATTGTGCGGAGTAAAAAATGAAATTCGTTGATGAAGCGGTAGTGAAGGTTCAAGCTGGTGATGGCGGCAACGGTGTTGTTAGCTTCTGGCGCGAAAAATTCGTTACCAAAGGTGGCCCGGATGGCGGCGACGGTGGTGATGGCGGCGATATTTATATCGAAGCAGACGAAAACCTTAACACCCTTATCGATTACCGTTTTCAACGCTTCTATGAAGCAGAACGCGGTCAAAATGGTAGTGGCGGCAACTGTACTGGTAAACGCGGTAAAGACAAAGTTATGCGTGTTCCTGTCGGTACTCGTGCGGTTGATATCCACACCAATGAAATTGTGGGTGAAGTTGCTGAGCACGGTAAACGTGTGATGGTTGCTAAAGGTGGTTGGCATGGCTTAGGAAACACACGTTTCAAGTCTTCAGTTAACCGCGCACCACGTCAAAAGACGATGGGTACTAAAGGTGAAGTTCGTGAACTTCGCTTGGAATTATTGTTGCTTGCTGATGTGGGTATGCTTGGTTTGCCAAACGCAGGTAAATCGACCTTTATCCGTGCGGTATCTGCAGCAAAACCAAAAGTAGCTGATTATCCATTTACAACACTCGTGCCTAGCTTAGGTGTTGTGAGTGTTGTTCCAGAGAAAAGCTTTGTGGTTGCTGATATTCCTGGATTGATCGAAGGTGCGGCTGACGGCGCAGGCCTAGGTATTCGCTTCTTGAAACACCTAGAACGTTGTCGTGTATTACTACATATGATCGACATTATGCCGATCGATCAAAGTGATCCTGTTGAAAACGCTTTAACGATCATCGATGAGCTTGAGCAATACAGTGAAAAACTAACGAATAAACCTCGTTGGTTGGTATTTAACAAAGTGGATCTTATGCCTGAAGAAGAGGCGAATGAGATTATCCAAAACGTTATTGATGCATTAGGTTGGGAGGATGAATTCTTCAAAATCTCTGCTATCAATCGTAATGGAACTAAAGAACTTTGTATGAAGCTCGCTGATTTCATGGAAAATCTACCTCGTGAAGAGGAAGTGATAGCTGATGAGCAAAGCGTTGAGTTTATGTGGGATGATTACCACAAAACTGCGATGGCTAGTGAAGATGTTGTCACCGAAGATGATGATTGGGACGACGAAGATTGGGATGACGAAGAAGATGACGGTCACGTTATCTATGTTCGTGAATAATCACTGATCCAAATTTGGAAGAGCCGCAATAGTTATTGCGGCTTTTTTGTGTCTAAATCAAAGGAAATACATTCTCGCTGAAACCGCATCTTGAGGTTACTTGGGTATAAATCTTATGTATCATCAGCACATCAATGTCATTCACCGTATTGGTTAGGAAAGGAATCATGATCTCAAAGCAGAGAGCTGTCTCTCGTTTGATTGCTCAAGCTGGGCAGATGTTATTGGCCCACGGCGCAGAAAGTACTTTAGTTGGCGATATTATGCGTCGTATGGGATTTGCTTGTGGTATGCGTGAGGTCGAAGTCTCTCTATCTGCTAGCTCCTTAGTCGTAACGACTGTGTATGATGATCATTGCATTACCACTACCCGTAGTTGCCCCGATAAAGGGCTTAACATGCGAGTTGTGACTCAAGTGCAGCGGATCTGCATTATGATGGAGCGCAATTTGCTCGATCACTCCATGGCTCAACATAAACTGGATACGATCAGCCCCAAACGTTATAACCGTTGGATCGTGATCTTAATGATTGGTCTTTCCTGTGCTTCGTTCAGTCGTTTAGCTGGAGGGGACTGGGCTGTATTTGCTATGACCTTCATCGCTTCCGCGGTTGGTATGGGGGCTCGGCAGGAGATGGCCTCTCGTCATTTTAATCCACTACTCAACTTTGCAGCTACCGCGTTTGTGACTTCTCTTATTTCCACTCAAGCAATTAATTATCATATCGGTAATACGCCTACGTTGGTGATGGCATCTTCAGTGTTGATGCTGGTACCAGGCTTTCCTTTGATTAATGCGGTAGCGGATATGTTGAAAGGTTATGTGAATATGGGGATTGCCCGGTTTACTTTTGCCAGCCTACTGACATTGTCTATCTGTCTTGGCATCATTGCTGCTATGCGTATTACTGGAATCTGGGGGTGGTGATCATGGAATCGTTTTTCTTAGGCCTATTGAACGATATGTTTTTTGCTGCCATTCCCGCTGTCGGGTTCGCTTTGGTATTTAATGTGCCTGTTCATGCTTTGCGTTTTTGTGCCATTTTGGGGGCAGTAGGACACGGCTCGCGCTTCGTTATGATGCACTTTAACTTTCCGATAGAATGGGCCACGTTCTTTGCGGCATCGATTGTGAGTTTCATTGGTATTTATTGGTCGAAGAAGTTTCTTGCGCATCCCAAAGTTTTCACCGTTGCTGGAATAATTCCTATGGTTCCCGGTGTTTTTGCTTATAAAGCGATGATTGCCATGGTACAGATAAATCACGACGGTTTTTCACTGCATTTGATGCAAGTATTGACGGAAAATTTCTTAAAGGCGATGTTTATTATCGCTGGTCTAGCCATTGGTCTTGCGGTGCCTGGACTGCTATTCTATCGCCGTAAACCCATTATTTAGCCACCCAGTAAATCTGAGATAAAGCATGTTAATTAGTATGATTGCCGCGATGGCAAACGATAGAGTGATAGGTAAAGACAACCAAATGCCTTGGCATTTACCTGCTGACTTTACTTGGTTTAAACGCTGTACCATGGGCAAACCTGTGGTTATGGGTAGAAAGACGTATGAGTCAATCGGACGTCCGTTACCTGGTCGTCATAATATTGTGATCAGTCGCGACGACTCTTTAGTGATTGACGGTGTTTCCATTGTGTCATCGATCGAACAAGCTCTTGAGTTAGTTAAAGAGAGTGAAGAAGTGATGATCATTGGTGGTGGTTCTATTTATCAAGCATGTCTTGCCAAAGCTAACCGTTTATATGTCACAGAAATTAAAGCGGATATAGAAGGTGATACCCATTTCCCAGATTGGGGGCAAGGTTGGCAAGAGAGCCATCGAGAAACGTATAAGGCGGATGACAAGAACCAATATGATATGGAATTTGTCATTTTAGATCGTCAATAAAGAAAACCTGGCTCTGCCAGGTTTTTTTATGTGATTCGGTTTTGATACAGATGTTTTTATACCGATACCGTTAACGCTGCTTGGGTATGGAATTTTTGTGTTTCCCAACACATCATGGTGAGATCGCCTCCCCAAACGCAGCCAGTATCTAGACCAATAACATCTTTCCCTTGATACCCCTCTAAAGCGGCCCAATGACCAAAAAATATGGTTTTTTCTATCTTTTTTCTATTGGTTAGATTGAACCAAGGTGTCAGTTCGGCAGAGTCTACTTCGGCTGGTGGCAACTTGCATTGCATGTCTAAACGACCATCAGGGAAACAGAAGCGCATGCGAGTGAACGCATTAATTATATAACGATAACGATCAATGCCTTGCCATGTTTCATCCCAATAATCAGGGGTGTTGCAATACATGTTTTTGAGTAACCATTGCCATTGTTCGCCATGTAAAATCGCTTCAACTTCTCGAGCAGCCTTGCGAGCCGTGGATAGGTCCCACTGGGGAGATATACCCGCATGACACATCACGAACTCATCATGTTCTGCTAGAAGAGGCTGTTTTCTAAGCCATTCCAATAATATATCTTTGTCTGGTGCTTCTAGAATGGGGAGTGTTTTATCTTTAGGCTTGGCTTTGTGGATGCCAAGTGACACTGCTAGAAGGTGCAGGTCATGGTTGCCGAGAATCACTCGAGCTGCTGAGCCAAGCGAGCGGACGAAGCGCAGTGTTTCAAGAGACTTAGGGCCACGGGCAACTAGGTCGCCAGCCAACCAAAGAAAGTCTTTATCTTTGTTAAAATCAACGGCTTTTAGTAATAACTGTAACTCGTCTAGGCATCCTTGAATGTCACCGACGATATAATTTGCCATGTCAGCTCCAACTAATTCAATACATTAGGAACCGCAAGTCGAAACGGTTCTATATCAGTGATAAATTCATCCCCATTTTCATCATGCATGATGTATTGGCCCTGCATAACGCCAACTGGGGTTTCTATTGCAGTACCACTGCTGTAGGTGTACTCGTCATTACCTGCGATAAAGGGCTGTTCACCAACCACTCCTTCGCCCTCGATACTCATCTGCTTTCCATTTGCGTCTGTGATTAGCCAGCGTCTACTGAGCAGCTGTACCACTTCTTGGCTGAGATTTTTTATCGTGATGAGATAGGCAAAGACATAGCGATTTTGCTCAGGGGTTGATTGTTCAGGAATGTATTTAGTGTGAACTTGAATTTTGATACAAGGTTTTGAAACATCCATATCGACTCCTTGGCGGGAACTAAATAAAAATAGGACGACCTAAGTCGTCCTATTTATTTTAAGCTTCGTGATGAGCATCCAGCCAGTTTGCCATTGTGACAAACTGCTCTAAGGTTAAGTTTTCTGGACGCATTGTTGGGTTAATCCCAAACGCTTCCAGTTGTTCTAACGACAGTAAGCCTTTGTAGCAGTTACGAACCGTTTTACGACGTTGGTTAAACCCATCGCGTACTACACGATCTAGCCATTTCATGCTAGTGGTTGGGTGAGGTAGCGTTTCGTATGGAACCAAGCGTACTACCGCTGAATCCACTTTTGGTGGCGGTACGAATGCTGTTGGCGGCACTTCCAAAACGGGAACTACTTTACAGAAGTACTGTGCCATAACGGTTAGGCGACCGTATGCTTTGCTACCAGGTCCTGCTGCGAGACGTTTCACAACTTCTTTTTGCAACATAAAGTGCATGTCTTTGATGTCTTTGTGAAACTCAAACAAATGGAACATCAAAGGCGTAGAAATGTTGTAAGGCAAGTTACCAAAAATACGCAGCTTATTATTAGGTTTCACCAACTGAGTAAAGTCAAAACGCATCGCATCGCCTTCATGGATGGTCAGCTTTGAAGCTAGCTCAGGGTGGTTGCGTAGACGTTCAGCCAAGTCGCGGTCGAGTTCGATAACGGTCATTTTATCGATTTCTCGGCCTACAGGCTCTGTTAACGCACCTAGACCTGGACCAATCTCTACCAAGTTTTCGCCTGGCAGTGGATTAATCGCAGAGACGATACCGTCAATAATGTACGGATCGTTTAGAAAGTTTTGACCAAAACGCTTACGCGCCTTGTGCCCCATATGGACATCATTTCTCATAGTTTTCTCGAAATTATTTCGCTTTCTTATCTACTAGCTCGATAGCTTGTGTCAATGCTGTTTTAAAACTTCCAATATCAGCAAGACCGGTGCCAGCAAGATCGAGTGCTGTACCATGGTCAACGGACGTCCTAATAAAAGGTAA
This genomic window from Vibrio tritonius contains:
- a CDS encoding DUF2061 domain-containing protein, which produces MKKTLSFAAIHFTVAMIVAYLLTGDILLGSLIAMIEPMVNTVAFYFHERAWNMMSKRNQRTQTPQWKTVSFAFVHFSVAFMVSYIISGSLVVGGIMALIEPSINTCVYYFHERIWQRKTQWQCLAH
- the cgtA gene encoding Obg family GTPase CgtA, with protein sequence MKFVDEAVVKVQAGDGGNGVVSFWREKFVTKGGPDGGDGGDGGDIYIEADENLNTLIDYRFQRFYEAERGQNGSGGNCTGKRGKDKVMRVPVGTRAVDIHTNEIVGEVAEHGKRVMVAKGGWHGLGNTRFKSSVNRAPRQKTMGTKGEVRELRLELLLLADVGMLGLPNAGKSTFIRAVSAAKPKVADYPFTTLVPSLGVVSVVPEKSFVVADIPGLIEGAADGAGLGIRFLKHLERCRVLLHMIDIMPIDQSDPVENALTIIDELEQYSEKLTNKPRWLVFNKVDLMPEEEANEIIQNVIDALGWEDEFFKISAINRNGTKELCMKLADFMENLPREEEVIADEQSVEFMWDDYHKTAMASEDVVTEDDDWDDEDWDDEEDDGHVIYVRE
- the argR gene encoding transcriptional regulator ArgR; amino-acid sequence: MRNIDKQDNLIRAFKALLKEERFGSQGDIVDALKSEGFENINQSKVSRMLTKFGAVRTRNAKMEMVYCLPAELGVPTVSSSLRELVLDIDHNAALVVIHTGPGAAQLIARLLDSLGKSEGILGVVAGDDTIFITPTMPVSTEQLYNSVCELFEYNG
- a CDS encoding glycosyl hydrolase 2 galactose-binding domain-containing protein; translated protein: MTQLSLAGLWQVSPLTDLSIPQDDITFPAPLSAVLPAELSEEIIAQQEWHLMHDFELDEALMLYPAIDLVLSGIDYHAEVRINGVAVFDCDGSQSAYRKDIKPYVNRGGNRVEILFLEEDEDLLLGDEWGDEFVDPIESFDSRMGIWREPYLQFVPHVRLGKVETEQIWHHGGCELLVTFGFETLKPDLVSASVKFDGMTYYVPIDVRASQASVLFQVDAPKRYDPNNPDQDALYQVDVELDGQSSSVTVALVESD
- a CDS encoding TAXI family TRAP transporter solute-binding subunit → MTLQKLVHVGALTTAICFASTANAQEFITIGTGSVTGVYYPAGGAICKLVNKDRKAHNIRCSVESTDGSIYNVNSIRSGELEFGIVQSDWQYHAYNGTSVFKEQGPYKKLRAIFSLHTEPFNIIAREGSDIENVQDLAGKRINLGNPGSGDRATMQVVMDAFGWTTSSFKKSSELKASERSQALCDNKIDAFIYMVGHPNGAIKEATTACNAKLIPATGDKIDNIVKEHPYYAYTNVPAGMYRGTDQDVKSFGVAATLVTNSNVPDDVAYNVAKAVFEHFDTFKHLHPAFANLKKEDMVKDGISIPLHPGALKYYKEIGLIK
- the mdh gene encoding malate dehydrogenase, which produces MKVAVIGAAGGIGQALALLLKNRLPAGSDLALYDIAPVTPGVAADLSHIPTPVSIKGYAGEDPTLALEGADVVLISAGVARKPGMDRADLFNVNAGIVKSIAEKVAHCCPKACVGLITNPVNTTVPIFAEVMKKAGVYDKRKLFGVTTLDVIRAETFVAGLKGKDPSDVRVPVIGGHSGVTILPLLSQVSGVSFSDEEVEALTNRIQNAGTEVVEAKAGGGSATLSMGQAACRFGLSLVKALQGEKGILEYAYVDGGSRHASFFAQPVTLGKDGLEEVHDYGKLSAYEQNALDGMLDTLNKDIQLGVDFANK
- the rplU gene encoding 50S ribosomal protein L21, coding for MYAVFQSGGKQHRVSEGQTLRLEKLDVETGATIEFDKVLLVANGEEIKVGAPLVEGGKVVAEVVQHGRGDKVKIVKFRRRKHSRKQQGHRQWFTEVKITGINA
- the rpmA gene encoding 50S ribosomal protein L27 yields the protein MAHKKAGGSTRNGRDSESKRLGVKRFGGESVLAGNILVRQRGTKFHAGSNVGIGKDHTLFALAEGKVKFEVKGPKNRKFVSIEAE
- the rraB gene encoding ribonuclease E inhibitor RraB yields the protein MSHEDDYMSVEELIEFQKEETRDIITALLEDGSDPDALYEIEHHLFAEDFEQLEKAAVDAFKMGFEVLEAEETEDEDGNKLLCFDASMQSALTPELIDAQVEKLVNLAEKHDIIYDGWGTYYEGEDALYSEEDEEDEDE
- the ispB gene encoding octaprenyl diphosphate synthase, with the translated sequence MDFKAIQALTADDMAKVNETIQAQLNSDVSLINQLGFYIVSSGGKRLRPLLAILSAKALGYEGEKHTLAAAFIEFIHTATLLHDDVVDESDMRRGKETANAAFGNAASVLVGDYIYTRSFQMMTQLGSMPILTVMSDAVNVIAEGEVQQLMNCNDPDTTEESYMQVIYSKTARLFEAATQIGALLIEAPKEIEVAMQNYGRYLGTAFQLIDDVMDYTSDGKEMGKNVGDDLAEGKPTLPLLHAMRNGNPEQETMIREAIEHANGMARLNEILEAMDQAGSLDYTIKKAQQEADKAIAELAIIPDSQYKEALITLAHMAVNRTK